Proteins encoded together in one Marmota flaviventris isolate mMarFla1 chromosome Y, mMarFla1.hap1, whole genome shotgun sequence window:
- the LOC139703526 gene encoding uncharacterized protein CXorf51A-like encodes MAKATKKSQKPNADMAQSTSSMKERKNMKTSYHHSRCGRGSKILKSTNKGKKTLQNNSSKRDSEKPSTSLKKSKKTKGTILFVHYHRLNEKLNREPEMENTPETSSISSDDLDSK; translated from the exons ATGGCTAAGGCaaccaagaaatcacagaagcctAATGCAGATATGGCCCAGTCAACATCatcgatgaaagaaagaaagaatatgaagactTCCTATCATCACTCCAGATGCGGAAGAGGCAGCAAG ATACTAAAGTCCACCAATAAGGgtaaaaaaacacttcaaaataattcaagcaaaagagactcagaaaagccttccacatctctgaaaaaatctaagaaaactaaaggaaCAATACTCTTTGTTCATTATCATCggctaaatgaaaaactgaatagagagccagaaatggaaaatacccCAGAAACCTCCAGCATTTCAAGTGATGATCTGGACAGCAAGTAA